AAATAGTTTGACAATTACTTCTCAAGGCCCACCAAACCCTACTTTACAAACTGACCGAGAATTGCTGTTTGGTTGGTTTCGGCCCAACCTCAGCCAGTTACGGCTTTTCAGGGCAAAGAGCCCCCGTTGATCTCGACAGGCTGGTTTCTAAAGGTAGGTTTCGACCGGGTAGTCGGGATCGATCACATAATCATCCACAGAGGGGATGGGATATGAATCCGTAATTATGGGCGGCGCGTTGGCAACGGGGCTGGGCTTGCGTTTTATATCCCAAAACCCCAAGTGTTTAAGGATTTTTTTGATCACATCCTCATCTTCAATAAAGGCGATCACTCGCATTGAACCCTGGCACCTGGGGCAGCAAAGGGGATCAACTTCATATATTTTCTGTATCAATCGGGCCCAGTTTTTTCGAAATGCCTTATCGGTCGTCTCCGGTTCCAGGATGCAGGGAATCTTATCTTCAGCGCCGGCCTTTTTTCGTTTTCCACGTGCCATCCCGCCGGGGCGGGACTATAATACCCATAGTACCGGACCATCTGTTCGCCTTTGCCCGGTACGTGGCTGCACATGGCCGCCAACCACTCCAGCGCGTCAAATACCCTGATTTTTTTTCCGCGATATTTCAGGATACTTGGCATCATGGCCGGGCTGATTAGAAGGACATGAATGATAATGGCTGTTTCTTATATCAGGGCTTCAATGGGGCGGCTTTCACGAGTATTGAAACCCGCCTTCGGCATTTTGAAACCTATGCACCCCCTTTTACCCAATAGCGGGTTTCTTTCTTAAACTCAGCAAAATTCAATTTTTTTCTTGCGGATATATTTATACAAAGTTAATAGATAAAGTTATTATTTGAAATGGAACACCAACATCTTGTGTGAAAGTCAGAGCCGTGCTAAACATAATATTTCGATCCAGATGATAACCCGCATACAGATTTTTACAGGGGGGCAGCTTTATGAGTGAAAACAAAACGCCGATTATCATCGGGTGTGATCATGCGGCCTATGCGCTCAAGGAAAAGGTCAAAGCATTTATGCTGGCAGAAGGATACCCGGTTGAGGATGTCGGCACCCATGCCGAGGCATCCGTGGATTATCCGGACTTTGCCGCAAAGGTTGCCGGAAAGGTTTCAGCCGGGCAATTCAAGCGGGGCATACTGATTTGCGGCACCGGTATCGGGATGTCCATGGTCGCCAATCGATTCCCCTATGTGCGGGCCGCACTTTGCAACGATCTTTTTTCCGCCATCATGAGTCGGCGCCACAATGATGCGAATATCCTGGCCATGGGGGGGCGGGTACTGGGAGAAGCCCTGGCGCTGGAAGT
This genomic interval from Desulfobacterales bacterium contains the following:
- the rpiB gene encoding ribose 5-phosphate isomerase B gives rise to the protein MSENKTPIIIGCDHAAYALKEKVKAFMLAEGYPVEDVGTHAEASVDYPDFAAKVAGKVSAGQFKRGILICGTGIGMSMVANRFPYVRAALCNDLFSAIMSRRHNDANILAMGGRVLGEALALEVVKAWLETPFEGGRHQQRLNKFARPEDVIGSCSKA